Proteins from a single region of Nomascus leucogenys isolate Asia chromosome 2, Asia_NLE_v1, whole genome shotgun sequence:
- the TICAM2 gene encoding TIR domain-containing adapter molecule 2: MGIGKSKINSCPPSLSWGKRHSVDTSPGYHESDSKKSEDLSLYNVADHSNTTEGPAGKQEGAQSVEEMLEEAEEEVFLKFVILHAEDDTDEALRVQNLLQDDFGIKPGIIFAEMPCGRQHLQNLDDAVNGSAWTILLLTENFLRDTWCNFQFYTSLMNSVNRQHKYNSVIPMRPLNNPLPRERTPFVLQTINALEEESRGFPTQVERIFQESVYKTQQTIWKETRNMVQRQFIA; this comes from the coding sequence ATGGGTATCGGGAAGTCTAAAATAAATTCctgccctccttctctctcttgggGTAAAAGGCACAGTGTGGATACAAGTCCAGGATATCATGAGTCAGATTCCAAGAAGTCTGAAGATCTATCCTTGTATAATGTTGCTGACCACAGCAATACAACAGAGGGGCCAGCAGGAAAGCAGGAGGGAGCTCAGAGCGTGGAAGAGATGCTTGAAGAAGCTGAAGAAGAGGTGTTCCTCAAATTTGTGATATTGCATGCAGAAGATGACACAGATGAAGCCCTCAGAGTCCAGAATCTGCTACAAGATGACTTTGGTATCAAACCTGGAATAATCTTTGCTGAGATGCCATGTGGCAGACAGCATTTACAGAATTTAGATGATGCTGTAAATGGGTCTGCATGGACAATCTTATTACTGACTGAAAACTTTTTAAGAGATACCTGGTGTAATTTCCAGTTCTATACGTCCCTAATGAACTCCGTTAACAGGCAGCATAAATACAACTCTGTTATACCCATGCGGCCCCTGAACAATCCCCTTCCCCGAGAAAGGACTCCCTTTGTCCTCCAAACCATCAATGCCTTAGAGGAAGAAAGTCGTGGCTTTCCTACACAAGTAGAAAGAATTTTTCAGGAGTCTGTGTATAAGACACAACAAACTATATGGAAAGAGACAAGAAATATGGTACAAAGACAATTTATTGCCTGA